In marine bacterium B5-7, the DNA window AAGCGCTGTGAGTTATTCTTTTTAAAAGCCGATGACAGCGTTTTAGTAAAACGCTTTAGCCAGACACGACGGAGACATCCGCTATCGAGTGACATGACGTCTCTCACCGAAGCCATCATGCGGGAAGAATCGATACTACATCCTATCATGAAGCTAGCAGACATCACGATTGATACCAACCGTTTAAGCGTGCATGAATTACGAAAAATGATTCGAGAACATGTCGATGCACAAGCCAAACCACATTCAACTTTATTGTTTCAGTCATTCGGATTTAAATTTGGTGTTCCGTTAGAGTGTGACTACGTCTTTGATGTACGCTGCCTACCCAATCCCTATTGGGAACCCGCTTTAAGAAAATACACGGGTCTCGATGCACCCGTCCAAACGTTTCTGAGCGCACAAACTGACACGGGTTTAATGTTAAAAAGCATTACAGACTTCTTGGAGGTCTGGCTACCAAAATTCGAGGCAACCAATCATGCGTATATGTCTATCGCGATTGGCTGCACGGGGGGACAGCATCGGTCTGTCTATATAACAGAACAATTAGGAAAACATTTTTCTACTGCATATCAGCACTTACAACTGCGTCACCGGGAATTAAATGAAGTCACTGATTAAACGCCTGTTTGTTTGTGCGGGTATACTGCTTAGCCTTTCCTCGCACGCAAGCACATTGTCTAAACAAATTAATCAAGCTATTCGAGACTTTGACCCTAACTTAAACATTGGGATCGACATTGTTGACTTACGCCGCAATGAAGTCCTTTATCATCGCAACGACCAACGTCTATATCATCCCGCTAGCACCTTAAAATTATTTACCGCATTAGCAAGTTTACTCGCCTTGGGGCCAGACTATCGTTTTCAAACACAAATACGCGCTGCAGGTGATGATATTTATATTCGTTTTAGCGGCGACCCCACCCTAACCAATGTTGATCTAGATACTTTAGCGATGCAGCTTCGAATGAAAAATGTCAAACATATTAAAGGTAACGTCTACCTAGACACAACAGCCATGGCAGGCAAATCTTATGGGCCAGGTTGGATGTGGGATGAATTAAATCTCTGTTACGCAGCACCCGTTGAAGCAGTCAGTGTCAATCATAACTGTTTTAGGACTGTCGCTAGTACGACATGGTTTTCTGGCAAACCTGTTCAACTACAAGATTATCCACTCAAGTCCTATTTGCCCATTCGTAACCAAGCAATCACAGCAAGCAGTGATTCAAATTGCGATTTAGATTTACGCGCAGCACCAGACAATCACTATTCGCTTACTGGCTGCCTGCATAAACGAACAAGATCCTTAGCCTTAGATGTTGCCATTAATAATCCAAGCTTATTTGCAAAACAACTACTACAACATGCCTTTCAGCAAGCCGGTGTTTCAGTGCATGGGAAATGGTTGGAAAAAGGGACCCCCAAGAAAAGTCACTTAATTACGGCACATCGCTCCCAAGCTTTACGTGACATTGTCATCATCATGTTAAAAACGTCTGATAATCATATTGCTGATACCTTATTTAAAACACTGGCTACGCATCAGTCACACCGTGCGGGCACTTGGTCTGAAGGTGAGAAAGCGATACGCACTATTTTACAAAAACAAGCTAAATTAGATTTAACGAAAGCAACGATTGTTGATGGCTCGGGCTTATCACGTTATAACTTGGTCACGCCTGATGAACTCATGCAAATATTAACTTATGCTTACCATAACTTTCATTTAGAACCAGAATTTCTAGCCGGCTTACCGATTGCAGGCGTTGATGGCACCTTACGAAAACGTTTATTAAAAACAGCCTTATCGGATCAACTACGTGCAAAAACAGGCTCCATGCAAGGTATCAGCACCCTCGCCGGTTACCTTGAAGGGAAAGATAAACACCGCTATGCGTTTGTCGTCATGAGTAACAACTTCTCGGTGAAATGCCACGATCTACATAAGTTAGAAAAAAAAATTGTTAAAGCATTGGTGGGTTAGTGTTACATTGTCACTCCCTAACCCAGGGTCTCCATCTATTAGCGCAGTAGCATCAGGAGATTCCGGCTCAAGGCCGGAATGACAAAAAACACAGCCACCCCGGGCTTGATGCAGGGTCTCCATCCAGCGCTGTCATTCCGCACTTGATGCGGAATCTCCATCTGATACTACTATGGACGGAATGCCCCGGGGGTAGAAGGTCCTGCCTCAGGCTCATTTTCCCCTTTCAATTCACGACACCTTGTAAGTACCACTTCTGCCACATTATTACGTGCTTCACGCAGGCTTCCATTCAGTGAGTCTTGGTTGAGTTCAAGGAGACGGTGGACACGTGCAGTGAGCGCATCATCAGTGTGTTGTGATACCTCTGATTTAACCAGCATAAACAGCAAATTTGTAACTTGTTCGTCAGATAGAGTGGCTACATCATAGCATTCCATGGCCTCATCAAGTGTGACCTTGTTATCAAAATCAAACCGTGTGTCAGTGGCGGGTGTGTTGAAATATACTTGAAATTCTTGTTGAAGGCGTGCACGAACAGCTTCTTTAGTTTCCTGAGCCAGGGTGTCTGCGATACCTACTGCCGAGTTATAACATTGCTTCAGTGTGGTTTCTGCCTTGAGGATCTGATTATTATCTTTCATTAAACCTTCAATATGCTTAATCGCAGCAGACTGCGCATACCAGCGTGCACTATCCAAGACAATCTTCCCTGACATAAAGCGTATATCGATCTCATTGTGCATGGAATTCAAACCGGCAATCAAAATAGCCATATGTCCTTGTGTACAGGCTTCGTTACCGCTCTGCGTATTGCCGGCATCGACTGCTTCATCGCCGACAGTGTAAGATTGATCAATATTATGCAAAGTACGCAGCAAGCTTTCTTGTCGCATAGGGAGTGTGCCTTGGCATCGTTCATTATCATGAATAGCGCGCCAAACCAAGGTCAGTATTTCTCGGTAATTGGCCTGAGAAAAGTCACGGTATGTCTGATCTCTCATCGTTCCTCGAAAGCGATTAAACGTCGCTTTGGCTGCAGTAAGGTATGCCTGAGGATCTTGGCTAGTAGCTAATACGTGTTGGACAGGGCTATCCCTATCCTCAGTGCCCAATGATTCAGTATCAAAGGCGTCTAACCAGTCACGCATGGCTTGTATTGTCGTTTCGACTGTATCATCTTCTGAGGTAGTCGCTGAGTATAAATCGTGTAGCGTATTCAAACCCTTCACAATATCTTCGTGAACCACCGTGCCGTGTGCACTTTGTACGGGGTTTCGTTCACGGCCTTGACTACTTTCTGCGGTGTTTGTCGTGGCTGGAGGTGTGAGGACACTGTCTTGACCGGGGGAACCTTCTGGCTGTTGTGGTGCGGACGGTAATGACGTCAATAATGCCTCGCGCTCCGCCTGCATATCCCGAAGCCGAGCCGTAGCGCTGAGCATTTGGGTCACCTGCGGAACGCCTTCCGCTAAGTTAAAGTCGCCTTGGCTGCTCAGATCACCCCTGGGATTTGATCGCAAGTCGTTACGTCTACGAGAAAAATTGACGATATCTATCATGTCCGGCTTACATTCAAGGATGAGTGTTTCATAGAGCAGTGACAAGTGAGGGTCTTGGGGTTTTTCCATATCGGTAAGTGCTACTAAACAATCGTCACGATCTATGGAAGACATCTCTGCAAAACCATTGAGATTAGGATAAGTGATGATGATAAGGTCTAATAAATTGGTAATTGGCGGTGTGCGTAGCCATGACAAGAGGGGAGCATGCGCTTTAGCATAATGCAGCATATTATCTAGCGTTGACCCAATCATTGGTGTCTTCATCACAGCATCTTTTGCTAATTGGAGTGTAAGTGCTTCTGCTGTTAGAGGGCTGGGCTTTAACGCTTTCAGTTGTCCTTTGAGTGTTGATAATAACGTGCTGAGCGGACTATCAGTAGCATTTTCCAAAACACCCTCTGCATTGAAGGTCATGGCCGCATGATCTGCAAGACGAATGAGGTGAGCGAATTCGGTCATTGTTTCGGGTGTAATAGATTCCCTATTGAGAATATGAGATTGATAAAATATACGGAGTGTTCGTATGGTTTTAGGTTCGCTGATACTTGGCGCAGCCCGCTGGATCAGCGAAGATAGTAGGTTACGGGGAGAGGGTGCTGCGCCGTATGTGGCAAAAGCATCTACTGTGATTCTTTGTAGTGGTGCTTCTGGGTTGTGCTCGTGCTGGTATGCAGCAAGTCTGTCCGCGATAATTGATGGTCCTACGCGGGCACGAATAGCCACAACAAGCTCTGCCGGGCTTAGCGAACCTACTATAGTCTCCAATGAAGGGTGTTCACTGGGATTGCTATTGTCATTGCTTGGCATACTTAGTTTCCTTCTTTTATCATGGTATGGGTATTATAGTGTAACATTCTTAAGAAAACCTTAACAGCTGGTGAAAGGCTGGGTATTAAAGCCTAACATTCCAGTATTTGTCACCGCTTTCATCCCAGAATTTTCCGCAGGAAAATGTCTGGGATCTCCTTCGGACGCTAGAAAATGCTATAGAAGCTGAAGGAGACCCCAGTAAATAACCTACGTGACAGTGGCTGTTAATGAGTATTGCTACTTACTTACATGCATGTATCCTAGCTTCGATTATTTATTTTTACAGGAGTATTCTATGACTAACGGTGAAAGCAATAGAATTTACAATAGCATTTTAGAAACGATGGGATCTTCAACACCAACCTTAGCTCTTATCAATAAAGCCCTTGCAAAAGGCTTTGATTTGAATCATGAGAAAAACCGTCAATCCTTGTTGGATGCTGCTGTTACTTACAATGAGAAAGATGCTTGTCAAGCACTAGTAAAAACAGGAATGATAAACCAGAACACTTTAAATAAAGCGCTTTCCATCGCACTTTATGATTATGCTGAGCAACCAAGTAAAAGATACCCTATCTGTCAAATATTACTCAAAGCTGGCGCTAAGCCCGAAAAAGATGTTATTCCTGATATTATCTTTCCTATGCTAGAGGACGGTCTTTTTGAAAAAGGAATGAGAATTTTAGTGAGCCTGCTAAAACATGGTGCTGATGTCAATGCAACAGAGTGTGAACATGGATACCATCTGCTTTCAATGGCATCTCAGATGTACATACCAAAGGATGAAGTCGCCTCACCCAACCCTATCGGTCGATTGTTTGAGTTATTATTGAGATATCGGATCAACCCTGAAAAAGAGGTAAGTGTATACCAAGGGGGAACAACACCCCTTATGGAACTCGTTCAATCAAGGAAATTAAAATTAACTCGCTTATTACTAAATTATGGTGCAGACATTACGATGGAAGATAATCGTGGCGCCACTGCACTGGCTTACACCGATGGCCCTAAAGTAAAAGATTTACTGGTAAAAAGATTGCAAATCTTATACGGGAAACGCATCGCAACGTTAAGTTTAACATACAGTGATTTTCATAAAAATAATGAAGCAACGCTATTAGATCTTATCAATACTTTTGAAGAAGTAAAAGATCTGGTCGACAGTGGCGAGGATGTTTTTATAAGAAATAAGCTAGGTAGAACGGCACTCCATGCGACCATCACATCATCTCTTGGTAATGATGATGCAATACCTCTACTCAATTATTTCCTCGAGAAAGGCGTTGATCCCAATGCACAGACAGTTAGAGGGCTGACAGCGCTACACCAATTATGCCTGTTGGAAAGCTTAGAAGATGAAGTTTGTGAAGCAATGATCAAACTACTGTTGAGATATGATGCAAAATTAGATACTCAAGATATTTATGGCAAAACAGCCCTACATCGAGCGGTTCAAAAAGATAACTCGACTGCTGTCACTACACTTCTTAGGGCGGGGGCAAACCCATCCATCACTTGTAAATTAGGCAAAACGCCTAGTGATTATCCGTATGTAACAAGCAACATGAAAACACTGTTACGTGATGCGACAAAGAACTTCAAGAAAAAAAGAAAAAGAACCCCTGATGAAGAAGGCGAAGAACCCTCTGCAAAAAAACGGCCTCACGAAAAAGTTGGAATGTTTAAAACCACGCCTCCTCGTACCGTCAAAGTGGATACCAAATCGAAACACGTTAGAAAACCACAACCTTAAAGAAGGAGTATACGAAAATGGGTAGAATACAAATTGCAAAAGCAGCAGCAAGCGAGCGTACCTCGTTGTTTCTCGACATAGAAGGTAATGTTTGGTTAGCAGGAAAGATTGGTTGTGGCCATTTTTCTCCAGAAATCGTCGCTGAAGAGAATGATGGATGCGCGACTACCCCGGAACAAATTACACTCCCTGAAGGTGTAGCTATTACTGATATTGCTACAGGCAAAGACCACATTGCGCTGACATCAAATACAGGGGATGTTTACCTAGCGGGCGTAGGTGTTTTTGGTAACCTTGGCATGGGAGACGGTTTTTATCAAGATCTTGCTGTGCCAACACGACTAGCCACCCAACACAAAATTCAGAAAGCGACTATAGGCTATGCCCACACCTTGTTTTTAACTGATAAAGGCAAAGTCTATGCTACAGGTTCCAATTCTCATGGTGTCCTAGGCATTATGCAAGAAGACTCGCACAAAAATCATTTTCATCCGCAACTTGTCATTGCTCTATCAGATAAAAATGTTGTGGATATTGTTGCTGGCAAAGGACAAACGACATTCTTTCTAACGGATGAAGGTAAAGTATATGCTTGTGGTAGTGGCATGCGTCATTGTTTGGGTTATGAAATGGATGGCTATGGCATTCTACCGCTTTTGCTTACCGATCTAGAAGATGAATTTATCACGCAAATTGAGAGCGTTTATCACTACACCACTTTCTTAACCAGAAATGGCGAAGTCTACGCTTGTGGAGCGAGCTTCCCTGATCCCCTCGTGGAGAAGAAACAACCCTATGAACCGGTGAAAGCAAGCAAATTTTGTGAAGAACCGATTATTCAAATCGCAGCAGGTAGTTATCAAGTGTGCTACCTCACGGCTGATGGCCACGTTTACATGAGTGATAAAAAAGCTGGTGGTGAGGCAGCGCCAAAACGCATGACAAGCTTACCAAAACAAAAAAAAGTATCTTCCATTGCGGCAGGCGAGCAGCATTTCATTTTTATCATGGAAGATGGCAATGTATTCACATGTGGGAAAGGTAAACATGGCGCGCTTGGTTTAGGAAAATCAGTGCTTGATAAAGATATCTCACTCGAGAAGCCAGAAGAAATTAAAATCTTTACACCAGGAAAACCACACACACAACAACCTCGTCTCCGGGCGCGAAAAAAGAAAGAATTGTTTGATGATGTTGGCGAAGAAGACAAGGCAATATTAACCGCCATCCATATGGGAAATCTCCCTCTCCTAAAAAAATATGACCCGAAAGGAAATAAAGTAAAAAAAATAAAAGATGAATCCGGCAGGAATGCACTACAATTTTCCATCCAATGTGTTGATGGAGATAATATAGAGATATTGGATTGGTTAACCAGCAAGCCAGGAGGCAATATCTCCATTCATGGTACTGATGGTGAGATGACACCTTTCTTAAGAGCCGTTCAGGCAAATAAAATAGATGTGATGAGATGGCTAGCAAAACGTGGTGCAAATATCAATGCAGTTATTCAGCCTGGACTGTTCAATGCGTTGCATATTGCCGCCAATGTAGGCTCTGAACAACTGATTAGATGGCTCCTTAGACATGAGAATGCAAATCTCGATGTTAACAGCGAAACGTATGGGCAAGAAACACCTTTTATCATTGCCGTGGCACGGGGAAGTCTGGGTGTAATGAAAATGCTAAAATCACATGGCGCCAAGGTGTTAGTAACGAATAGCGAAGGCATGAATCCCCTCCATGTAGCTACATGGCATTTTAAACATGCAGAAATTGTTGATTGGTTAGCGTCAAGAAGGGGCGGCAACATTGATATCAATAGCCGAGATAATCAACAACGTACGCCATTTATGATGGCATTACTTAAACCCTCAACAGACAAAGGACTCGATCAAGTTGCTTTACTAAAACAACTCAAACAACTGGGTGCAGACACGACGCTTGTTGATGAGAATGGTCTCAATGCCTTACACCACGCTGTGATGAAATCAGTTGATCCATCACTTATGACTTGGTTAACCAGTGATGCATGTGGAACGCCTATTAACAGAAAAACAAGCGATGGTTCAACGCCCTTAGTACTTGCTGCTGCAAGACATGAACAAGCACTGGTTCAAACACTTTTGGTAGCGGGTGCTGATGCAACAGCGGTAGATGAAGAGAATAATAATGCCTTAATAGCCGCCATAAGATATGCCCCACCCATGATAAGTGTGCCTTATCATGGCGTCGTCATG includes these proteins:
- a CDS encoding nucleotide-binding protein, whose amino-acid sequence is MHLIIISGRSGAGKSAALHMLEDLGFHCIDGLPAGLLPSLVSHLNPHYPKVAISLDTRNVPADVTELPQIIQQLRDIAKRCELFFLKADDSVLVKRFSQTRRRHPLSSDMTSLTEAIMREESILHPIMKLADITIDTNRLSVHELRKMIREHVDAQAKPHSTLLFQSFGFKFGVPLECDYVFDVRCLPNPYWEPALRKYTGLDAPVQTFLSAQTDTGLMLKSITDFLEVWLPKFEATNHAYMSIAIGCTGGQHRSVYITEQLGKHFSTAYQHLQLRHRELNEVTD